The following coding sequences are from one Paenibacillus tundrae window:
- a CDS encoding threonine/serine exporter family protein, which yields MLHFIEQALTSFVASAAFGIIFNAPRRMLLHGGFVGMIGWIIYVVLEYAADAVPATLAATIAVGVISQLFSRMFRSPVIIFSVAGIIPLVPGGLAYNAMRSFVQNDYNAAVELAAKALMLSGAIAVGLVLSEVLNQMIRRTPHLFRSKT from the coding sequence ATGCTTCATTTTATAGAACAAGCCCTGACCAGCTTTGTTGCTTCGGCAGCGTTCGGAATTATCTTCAACGCCCCGCGCCGGATGTTGTTACACGGCGGTTTTGTTGGCATGATTGGTTGGATCATCTATGTAGTGCTGGAGTATGCAGCCGATGCAGTTCCTGCTACGCTTGCTGCCACGATTGCAGTTGGTGTGATCAGCCAGTTATTCTCCCGGATGTTCCGTTCACCTGTCATTATTTTCAGCGTAGCCGGTATTATTCCCCTCGTTCCAGGTGGACTGGCCTACAATGCGATGCGTAGCTTTGTGCAAAATGATTATAATGCCGCCGTAGAGCTTGCCGCCAAAGCACTCATGTTATCCGGCGCCATCGCCGTTGGACTTGTATTGTCCGAGGTGCTGAATCAGATGATTCGACGTACACCTCATTTATTCCGATCCAAAACCTAA
- a CDS encoding ankyrin repeat domain-containing protein, which produces MAHEEQINELFKASQNGDIVKIKTLLASLPDLVNTENSDGLTPLGYAAHYGQSEAVRILLAQGADVNAVSHSKISFIPSNTALHAALAGERSMEVVRLLLEHGAATNILDSDGQNALHTAAFHTDQAELIELLLQHGADPSALSNSGQTALDIALERENHLAAQCLRDALEAKS; this is translated from the coding sequence TTGGCTCATGAAGAACAGATTAACGAACTATTCAAAGCTAGTCAGAACGGGGATATCGTAAAAATAAAAACATTACTCGCCTCTCTGCCTGATCTCGTCAATACGGAAAACAGTGATGGCCTCACCCCGCTTGGGTACGCTGCGCATTATGGACAATCCGAAGCGGTGCGTATTCTACTAGCACAGGGAGCCGATGTTAATGCCGTTTCTCATTCAAAAATCTCATTTATCCCGTCCAATACTGCGCTGCATGCCGCACTTGCAGGTGAACGCTCGATGGAGGTTGTGCGCTTATTGTTAGAACACGGCGCAGCCACGAACATTCTTGATAGCGATGGTCAGAACGCTCTTCATACGGCTGCATTCCATACTGATCAAGCTGAATTGATTGAGCTTCTTTTACAGCATGGCGCTGATCCATCAGCTCTGTCCAATTCAGGACAGACTGCGCTGGATATTGCACTTGAAAGAGAGAATCACTTGGCAGCCCAATGTCTGAGAGATGCCCTTGAAGCCAAGTCCTAA
- the flgB gene encoding flagellar basal body rod protein FlgB produces the protein MIETNTSKRNESLLQVLTTRHNVTANNIANADTPNYKKKSVEFQEELRRIVEQGKTDNLDLHRTHPKHFPVSTPGPVVPYRIVEDNNTSMNNNGNNVDIDKEMSNLAENQLMYNYMVDRVSGHYKKIKNLLNDLK, from the coding sequence GTGATCGAAACAAACACTTCCAAGCGTAACGAATCGCTGTTACAAGTATTAACTACCCGGCATAATGTAACTGCTAACAACATTGCCAATGCGGATACACCGAACTATAAGAAGAAGTCGGTAGAGTTCCAAGAAGAACTCAGACGCATCGTTGAGCAAGGCAAGACAGATAATCTGGATTTACACCGGACTCATCCGAAGCATTTTCCAGTGAGTACTCCTGGTCCTGTCGTACCCTACCGCATTGTAGAAGACAACAACACATCGATGAACAACAACGGCAATAACGTTGACATTGACAAAGAAATGTCGAATCTTGCGGAGAATCAATTGATGTACAATTACATGGTCGATCGAGTAAGTGGACACTACAAAAAGATAAAGAATCTTCTAAATGATCTAAAATAA
- a CDS encoding NUDIX domain-containing protein: MGVGAVIVNDRREVLLVWRNREPEQFTWSIPGGKIDPYESAETAVIREIKEEVNLDISIDRLLCTAETIQPDQQEHWISLLYSTRIIGGVARNLEEGGAIGEIGWFPLDDLPSPLACFAVPGLDAVKKMYFGE; the protein is encoded by the coding sequence ATTGGCGTAGGTGCGGTCATTGTTAATGATCGTAGAGAAGTACTACTTGTCTGGCGCAACCGTGAACCAGAGCAATTCACCTGGAGCATACCCGGAGGTAAAATCGACCCTTACGAGTCTGCTGAAACAGCAGTTATTCGGGAGATCAAGGAAGAAGTCAATCTAGATATCTCCATCGACCGGTTGCTCTGCACAGCAGAGACGATTCAGCCCGACCAGCAGGAGCATTGGATTTCTCTTCTCTACTCCACACGGATTATTGGGGGTGTCGCTCGGAATCTAGAAGAAGGCGGAGCCATCGGTGAGATCGGGTGGTTCCCATTGGATGATCTACCATCTCCACTCGCTTGCTTCGCTGTTCCTGGTCTTGATGCTGTGAAGAAAATGTATTTCGGAGAATGA
- a CDS encoding DUF4179 domain-containing protein, with protein MSDEMKPIEDLEQRLHRRKLEYDALSIPEATTQQAVQAGIRKATRQRKSRLRWMMSSVSAAAIILIFTGCIRVSPAFASFVEQLPGMDSIVSLIRQDKGLMMAIDQSLLQKVGITDEHNGTSVTIEGVITDESRMVIFYTMKGIQNPKNLMYDIKLLDKDGKDLPVGFSYSYPNPTSDEDIYENMINVSFTESLPPQDLTVVFKESKEADANEWRITFPVDHSLTQGMKRVIPVNETLVVDGQQINVNQATLYPTRLVLDMTYDPKNTKKIFGIGDLQLVDEQGRVWTTKEASLPEDGMSAFFESMYFSIPKKLTLHASGIRAVDKDKLNIQIDPTSGKIEGGPKNLKFLKKEIKGKDMILHFNITDSENANSGLSFTNIKDRKGKSFEVSQLGWSPSVAEASVTIKNGASAQGALDMELFSYPVLSQSPFSVDIPVNP; from the coding sequence ATGTCTGATGAAATGAAACCTATTGAAGATCTGGAACAACGTCTACATCGTCGCAAATTAGAATATGATGCCCTGTCCATACCCGAAGCCACCACGCAGCAGGCTGTGCAAGCTGGCATTCGTAAAGCTACACGCCAGCGTAAATCCCGATTGCGCTGGATGATGAGCTCCGTTTCAGCCGCAGCAATCATTCTTATTTTTACCGGATGTATCCGGGTGTCCCCTGCTTTTGCTTCCTTCGTAGAGCAATTGCCTGGGATGGATAGCATTGTGAGTCTGATTCGTCAGGATAAAGGGCTGATGATGGCGATCGATCAATCCCTATTACAGAAGGTGGGTATAACCGACGAGCATAATGGTACTTCTGTGACCATCGAGGGTGTAATTACGGATGAGTCACGTATGGTTATTTTCTACACAATGAAAGGCATCCAAAATCCCAAAAATCTGATGTACGACATCAAATTGCTTGATAAAGATGGTAAGGATCTTCCCGTTGGATTTAGTTATTCGTACCCTAATCCAACTTCAGATGAAGACATCTATGAGAATATGATTAATGTATCCTTTACCGAATCTTTACCACCACAAGATTTAACCGTTGTGTTTAAAGAAAGCAAAGAAGCTGACGCAAACGAGTGGAGAATTACATTTCCCGTCGATCACAGCTTAACCCAAGGCATGAAAAGGGTTATCCCTGTTAACGAAACCTTAGTTGTAGATGGTCAGCAAATTAATGTAAACCAAGCTACGTTATATCCAACTCGGCTTGTGCTGGACATGACCTATGACCCGAAGAACACCAAAAAGATCTTTGGCATTGGTGATCTGCAGCTCGTGGATGAGCAAGGTAGAGTATGGACAACAAAAGAAGCATCGCTTCCCGAGGATGGGATGTCTGCTTTCTTCGAAAGTATGTATTTCTCTATTCCAAAAAAACTGACCTTACATGCGTCTGGGATTAGAGCCGTGGACAAAGATAAACTGAATATACAGATTGACCCAACATCGGGTAAGATCGAGGGTGGTCCGAAGAACTTGAAATTCCTTAAGAAAGAAATTAAAGGTAAAGATATGATACTGCACTTCAATATTACAGATTCGGAGAATGCCAACTCAGGTTTGTCATTTACCAATATTAAGGATCGTAAGGGAAAATCATTCGAGGTCAGCCAGTTGGGATGGAGCCCTTCCGTTGCTGAAGCGTCTGTCACAATCAAGAATGGTGCTTCTGCACAAGGCGCTTTGGATATGGAGTTATTCTCATACCCGGTATTAAGTCAATCACCGTTCTCGGTTGATATTCCGGTTAATCCATAG
- a CDS encoding transglycosylase domain-containing protein: MKFEMIPKASHDRPAAKYSETQTRERVPIIREKLSRLEDSTVKEALGLRRRVKFNVKVKRGIYYAFDASVVIVMVLLIGYVYMVTYGERMIRSHPAITSKISSTTILNSEGAEITRLLAGTNGYATHADLNEMPKVLKQAFLATEDRRFYKHDGLDYIGIGRAVVQDVINLDLSQGGSSITQQLARNLYLNGDKTMVRKVNEMSIAIALEKKYAKDDILESYLNQIYMGQGLYGVKAAAWRYFGIKDLRQLELWQVATLAGIPKGPSIYNPIDNAGLSKDRRAVVLTLMHEQGIITRKQMQEARKVDYVPPATTASMNLSAPQPAYASAIDAVIQEASQLTGRSVADIQSAGWVIHTGLYSRAQLAMEEEFRQSAHFTDDRADERVQASMVIIDQRNGEVKAMMGGRNPRRGDMNRATRDARQPGSAFKPIIAYGPALESGKFNANSILQDKRVRYGNYQPSNLGGRYQGSITMTEALRKSVNAPAVWLLNETGMQRAQQFAAHLGIELGQEDLHLSSALGGLHQGVSPLKMAQAYTVFANQGRFNTAHLIREITDAQGRNIYVRKAENEQVISPNTARVMTAMLQNVVNHGTGGKAQLHGYQVAGKTGTTQAALPGVKKEANRDLWFVGYTNKWTAAVWMGFDYTDAEHYMLANSGAAANLFASVMRRALP, encoded by the coding sequence TTGAAATTTGAAATGATACCCAAGGCTAGCCATGATCGACCTGCAGCAAAATACTCCGAAACGCAAACCCGAGAGCGTGTACCGATCATACGTGAGAAATTATCTAGACTAGAAGACTCCACTGTTAAGGAAGCACTCGGATTACGGCGTAGAGTGAAGTTTAATGTCAAAGTAAAACGCGGAATTTATTATGCTTTTGATGCATCAGTGGTTATCGTGATGGTGTTACTGATTGGATACGTGTACATGGTGACCTATGGTGAACGCATGATTCGAAGTCATCCTGCCATAACCTCCAAGATATCCTCAACGACGATTCTGAACTCAGAGGGAGCAGAAATAACGAGGCTACTAGCTGGTACAAATGGCTATGCAACGCATGCCGACCTCAACGAAATGCCGAAAGTATTGAAGCAAGCTTTTCTAGCTACAGAGGACAGACGCTTCTATAAGCATGATGGATTGGACTACATCGGTATTGGGAGAGCAGTGGTACAGGATGTAATTAACCTTGATCTAAGTCAGGGAGGAAGCTCCATTACGCAGCAACTAGCGAGGAATCTGTATCTCAATGGAGACAAAACAATGGTTCGTAAAGTGAATGAAATGTCCATCGCCATAGCCTTAGAGAAGAAGTATGCAAAGGATGACATTCTCGAATCGTATCTGAATCAGATTTACATGGGACAGGGGCTATACGGTGTAAAGGCAGCAGCATGGCGTTATTTTGGCATTAAGGATTTGCGTCAATTAGAGCTCTGGCAGGTCGCAACGCTAGCGGGAATTCCTAAAGGGCCATCCATCTATAATCCGATTGATAACGCAGGTTTATCTAAGGATCGACGTGCGGTAGTGCTCACCCTTATGCATGAACAAGGAATAATTACGAGAAAACAAATGCAGGAAGCTCGCAAGGTGGATTATGTGCCTCCTGCTACTACGGCTTCAATGAATTTGTCTGCACCCCAGCCTGCTTACGCCTCTGCTATAGATGCGGTCATACAGGAGGCCTCACAGTTAACTGGCAGAAGTGTCGCAGATATTCAATCAGCAGGCTGGGTCATACATACTGGATTGTACAGTCGTGCCCAGTTGGCGATGGAAGAGGAGTTTCGCCAATCTGCTCACTTCACAGATGACCGTGCCGATGAACGGGTTCAGGCGAGCATGGTCATTATCGACCAACGAAATGGAGAAGTGAAAGCGATGATGGGTGGACGCAACCCTCGAAGAGGTGACATGAACCGAGCCACGAGAGATGCCCGGCAGCCTGGCTCGGCATTTAAACCTATTATTGCGTATGGGCCAGCGCTCGAATCGGGGAAATTCAATGCAAATAGTATTTTACAGGATAAACGGGTGCGATATGGCAACTATCAACCGAGTAATCTGGGAGGACGTTATCAAGGTTCAATTACCATGACTGAAGCACTCCGGAAGTCAGTTAATGCACCAGCAGTATGGTTGCTAAATGAGACCGGAATGCAGCGTGCCCAGCAGTTTGCTGCGCATTTGGGGATTGAGCTTGGTCAAGAGGATCTTCACTTGTCGAGTGCTCTAGGGGGATTGCATCAAGGGGTGTCTCCTCTGAAAATGGCTCAGGCGTATACCGTATTTGCGAACCAAGGAAGATTCAATACCGCGCATCTCATTCGAGAGATTACCGATGCACAGGGACGGAACATTTATGTGCGTAAGGCAGAGAATGAGCAGGTCATTTCTCCCAATACAGCCCGTGTTATGACCGCTATGCTACAGAATGTAGTCAATCATGGCACAGGAGGCAAGGCGCAATTACATGGATATCAGGTGGCGGGCAAAACAGGTACAACCCAGGCTGCATTGCCTGGCGTGAAGAAAGAGGCGAATCGGGATCTATGGTTTGTAGGTTATACGAACAAGTGGACTGCGGCAGTGTGGATGGGGTTCGATTATACGGATGCGGAACATTATATGCTAGCAAACAGCGGAGCAGCGGCGAATTTGTTTGCATCGGTCATGAGGCGTGCGTTGCCATAG
- a CDS encoding threonine/serine exporter family protein, which produces MAGNSTTNSEQSRVIATCLLAGKIMLQSGGETYRVEDTMKRMAAALGLPHSHSYVVPTGIFFSVDATEPAKLIRISERTTDLHKVSEVNAISRRIGQGELSAIDAYGLLQQIEGQPSSYSFAVQLTAAALSSGCFTIMFGGGWGDFIPALICGGTGYAAVIAFHRLVLVKFFAELTASFVIGIFAFLLVYLGLGHELDKIIIGSVMPLVPGLLITNAVRDLMAGHLVSGLSKGAEAFLTAFAIGTGIAVVFSLFM; this is translated from the coding sequence ATGGCGGGAAATAGTACGACAAATTCAGAACAATCGCGCGTGATTGCTACATGTCTGCTCGCAGGAAAAATTATGCTGCAGAGCGGCGGAGAAACTTACCGTGTAGAAGATACGATGAAACGTATGGCTGCAGCGCTTGGATTACCCCATTCGCATAGTTATGTTGTGCCTACAGGCATTTTTTTCTCAGTGGATGCGACCGAACCGGCAAAACTCATTCGCATCTCCGAACGAACAACGGATCTGCACAAGGTATCCGAGGTGAATGCCATATCAAGGCGAATTGGACAAGGTGAGTTATCTGCCATCGATGCCTACGGGTTGTTACAACAAATCGAAGGACAGCCTTCCTCCTACTCCTTTGCTGTGCAGCTTACGGCTGCTGCATTGTCTAGTGGCTGTTTTACGATTATGTTTGGCGGAGGTTGGGGTGACTTTATCCCGGCACTGATCTGTGGTGGCACCGGTTATGCAGCAGTGATCGCCTTTCACCGCCTGGTGCTTGTCAAATTCTTTGCCGAGCTAACAGCTTCATTTGTGATCGGTATATTCGCATTTCTGCTGGTCTATCTTGGATTAGGCCACGAGCTGGACAAAATCATCATCGGTTCTGTCATGCCGCTCGTACCAGGACTGCTTATTACCAATGCTGTGCGGGATTTGATGGCAGGTCATCTCGTGTCTGGGTTATCTAAGGGAGCCGAGGCATTTCTAACCGCGTTTGCCATCGGCACAGGTATAGCTGTTGTATTTTCACTTTTTATGTAA